One Budorcas taxicolor isolate Tak-1 chromosome 13, Takin1.1, whole genome shotgun sequence DNA window includes the following coding sequences:
- the CEP250 gene encoding centrosome-associated protein CEP250 isoform X4 yields the protein METGGPGLNNMKPRSLQLVLEEQVLALQQQMAENQAASWRKLKSSQEAQQRQAALVRKLQAKVLQYRSWCQELEKRLEATGGPIPQRWESVEEPNLEQLLIRLEEEQQRCESLAEVNTQLRLHMEKADVVNKALREDVEKLTVDWSRARDELMRKESQWQMEQEFFKGYLKGEHGRLLGLWRESDGSGRLNGNEPSQLMLLLAKTQELEREAHERSQELIQLKSQGDLEKAELQDRVTELSALLTQSQKQNEDYEKMVKALRATMEILEANHAELMEHEASLSRNAQEEKLSLQQVIQDITQAMVEEEDSMAQGSSHESSLQLDPGAFSSQFDSQQPDKAVSLVRSVLTQRRQAVQDLRQQLSGCQEAVSSWQQQHRQWEEEGEALRQRLQQLTGERDTLAGQTVDLQGEVDSLSRERELLQKTREELQQQLEVLEQEAWRLRRTNMELQLQGDSAQGEKEEQQEELHLAVRERERLQETLAVLEAKQSESLSELISLREALESSRLEGELLRQGQTEVTAALARAEQSIVELSSSENSLKAEVADLRAAAVKLSALNEALALDKVGLNQQLLQLEQENQSVCRRMEAAEQARSTLQVDLAEAERSREALWEKNTRLEAQLQKTEETRAELQADLRGIQEEKEEMQEKLSETYHQQEAASAQLEQLKQETKRQEEMLAREVQEKEALAREKAALEVRLQAVERDRQELAEQLLGLSSAKEVLESSLFEAQQQHSLTEVTKGQLEVQIQTVTQAKEVIQDPVPGILGEVKCLQLELDTERSRAEQARDTAARQLAQAEQEGQAALQQLKSAHEEEVNQLQEKWEEERSRHRQELEKVLESLEREKTELEARLREQQAEMEAMRAQREEERAEAESALCQMQLETEKERVSLLETLLQTQKELAEASQQLERLRQDMKVQQLKEQETTGMLQTQLQEAQQALEQAAQQYRDSLVTLQEEGRILLQDKTELQKQVEELKSQLLSKEASQRFVDQEVQEKLREAQECSRIQKELEREKASLTLSLVEKEQRLLVLQEANSVQQQELSSLRQDMQEAQAGQKELSAQVELLKQEVKEKEADFLAQETQLLEELEASRVTEQQLRASLWAQETKAAQLQLCLRSTESRLEALAAEQQPGHQAQVQLASLYSVLQQALGSACESRLELNGGGDSAPSLWGPEPDQNGTRILFKRGPLLTALSVEAVAAALQKLHQDLRKTQQARDDLRDQAQKLEQRLSDMEAEKSQVHTELQALQRQLSQNEEEKSKWEGKQNSLESELMELRETVASLQSRLQQAELQGVEAQNERKLLQAAKESLTAQVEHLQASVTEARAQASAAVALEEDLRMARSALKLKNEEVASERQRAQALQEQGELKVAQGKALQENLARLAQALSEREGEVETLQGKIEELEKQREMQKAVLEVLSLDLKRRNQEVDLQQGQIQELEECRSVLEHLPVAVQEREQQLALQRERIRELEKDQETQTSILEHHLLELEKKAQVIESQKGQIQDLKKQLVTMECLALELEEKRHKTESQRKVIEELEGQREAQRVALTHLTLDLEERSQELLAQGSQIQELEGHSTLLASELQEKEQEAMAQRDQIRDLQRQKERLSQDLERKEQELVLLKERTQALEDQRSRQNKILEEDLEQIKLALKERGRELVSQRQLRQERAEEGKGQSKAQRGSLEHMKLILRDKEKEVECQQEHIQELQEHRDQLEQELQGLHRKVGETSLLLTQREQEVAVLQQHLQEARDQGELKEQELQGRLEETQRVLVQRTQELQALQQQEAQGQEENVKEQADSLQTALEQAHAALEERRAELEEHKEHARRLQEELAVEGRRSQALEEVLSDLRAEAREQEKALRALQQQCAKQAQEHEAEARALRDSWLQAEALLEARDRELEALRAKGQASQRQEEAARGQAEALQEALGQAQAALREKEQHLHGQAELSRNLEASMATLQAALDSCQAQARQLEETLRKREGEIQDGDLRHQEAMRQLQQVLAQRDKELRELRRQGQLLEKSLAQEKQERRHEREGEEVRGLQESLRELQRTLAQKEDELLELREAQQRKDLEDLPRSHKASPREEPSPQLDSSGPRLQRELERLQAALRQTEAREIEWREKAQHLALSLAQSKASVSSLQEAALLLQASVLEQDSEQQRLQDELELTRQALEKERLHSLGLTSRAEQGPGGEPGIRLGEVSEVKMEPSPEAEERQRWEQRLEHLQRAVAQLEVDRSRLQHHNAQLRTTLEQVERERRKLKRESMRVSRTGVLESSGATTPSPTPQDGRGGQKVSSDATHMAELQKEVALLRAQLALERKQKQDYIARSVQTSRELAGLHHSLSHSLLAVAQAPEATVLEAETRKLDESLTQSLTSPGPILLCPSPSPAQGTSR from the exons TTCTTCAAGGGCTACCTGAAAGGGGAGCACGGTCGCCTTCTGGGTCTATGGCGGGAG TCTGATGGATCTGGGAGACTGAATGGAAACGAGCCATCCCAGTTGATGCTGCTACTAGCCAAGACCCAGGAACTGgaaagggaagcccatgaaaggaGCCAGGAGTTAATACAGCTGAAGAGTCAAGGGGATCTGGAGAAGGCGGAGCTTCAGGATCG GGTGACCGAGCTCTCTGCTCTGCTGACCCAGTCTCAGAAGCAAAATGAAGATTATGAAAAGATGGTGAAGGCTCTGAGAGCGACGATGGAGATCCTG GAGGCAAATCATGCAGAATTAATGGAACACGAGGCATCTCTTAGTAGGAACGCCCAAGAGGAGAAGTTGTCTTTACAGCAAGTGATCCAGGATATAACCCAG GCCATGGTAGAAGAAGAGGACAGTATGGCCCAAGGTTCTAGTCACGAGAGCTCCTTGCAGTTGGACCCTGGTGCCTTCTCCTCCCAGTTTGATTCCCAGCAGCCAGACAAGGCTGTCTCTCTGGTGCGTTCCGTACTGACTCAGAGACGCCAGGCTGTGCAG GACCTAAGGCAGCAGCTGTCAGGCTGCCAGGAAGCTGTGAGCTCCTGGCAACAGCAGCATCGCCAGTGGGAGGAAGAGGGTGAAGCCCTGAGACAGCGGCTGCAGCAGCTCACGGGGGAGCGGGACACCCTGGCGGGGCAGACGGTGGACCTGCAGGGAGAGGTGGACTCTCTCAGCAG GGAGCGAGAGCTCCTGCAGAAGACCAGggaggagctgcagcagcagctggaggtgCTGGAGCAGGAGGCGTGGCGACTGCGGAGGACCAACATGGAGCTCCAGCTGCAGGGCGACTCTGCTCAGGGCGAGAAGGAGGAACAGCAGGAGGAGCTGCACCTGGCCGTCCGAGAGAGGGAGCGTCT TCAGGAGACACTGGCAGTCCTAGAAGCCAAACAGTCCGAGTCCCTCAGTGAACTGATCTCCCTTCGGGAAGCCCTGGAGTCCAGTCGCCTGGAAGGGGAGCTGCTGAGGCAGGGGCAAACAGAAGTGACCGCCGCGCTGGCCAGA GCAGAACAGTCAATCGTGGAGCTGTCGAGTTCTGAGAACAGCTTGAAGGCTGAGGTCGCTGATCTCCGGGCTGCAGCTGTCAAACTCAGCGCCTTAAACGAGGCTTTGGCCTTAGATAAAGTTGGACTGAACCAGCAGCTTCTCCAG TTAGAACAAGAGAACCAGTCTGTGTGCAGGCGGATGGAGGCAGCAGAGCAGGCGAGAAGCACTTTGCAGGTGGACCTGGcagaggctgagaggagcagggaagccctgtgggaaaagaaCACCCGCCTGGAGGCCCAGCTGCAGAAAACAGAGGAGACCAGGGCAGAGCTGCAAGCGGACCTCAGGGGCatccaggaagagaaggaagaaatgcaAGAGAAGCTAAGCGAG ACGTATCACCAGCAGGAGGCAGCCTCAGCTCAGCTGGAACAGCTAAAGCAAGAGACAAAGCGCCAGGAGGAAATGCTCGCCCGAGAAGTCCAGGAGAAGGAGGCTCTGGCACGGGAGAAGGCGGCTCTCGAGGTGCGGCTGCAGGCCGTGGAGCGAGACCGGCAGGAGCTCGCAGAACAGCTGCTGGGGCTCAG CTCAGCCAAGGAGGTACTAGAGAGCAGTCTGTTTGAGGCCCAGCAACAACATTCTCTGACAGAGGTCACCAAAGGACAGCTGGAGGTCCAGATTCAAACTGTCACTCAAGCCAAGGAAGTAATCCAAG ATCCTGTCCCTGGCATCCTAGGGGAAGTGAAGTGCCTGCAGCTGGAATTGGACACTGAACGGAGCCGGGCAGAGCAGGCACGGGACACAGCAGCCAGGCAGCTGGCCCAGGCTGAGCAAGAAGGGCAGGCTGCCCTGCAGCAGCTGAAGTCAGCCCATGAGGAGGAGGTGAATCAGCTCCAGGAGAAGTGG GAAGAAGAGCGCTCCCGGCACCGGCAGGAACTGGAGAAGGTTCTGGAGAGCCTGGAGAGGGAGAAGACAGAGCTAGAAGCGAGGCTAAGGGAACAGCAGGCAGAAATGGAGGCTATGCGGGCGCAGAGGGAGGAAGAGCGGGCCGAGGCCGAGAGCGCCCTGTGCCAG ATGCAGCTcgagacagagaaggagagggtgtCCCTCCTGGAGACGCTGCTGCAGACCCAGAAGGAGCTGGCAGAGGCCAGCCAGCAGCTGGAGCGGCTGAGGCAGGACATGAAGGTTCAGCAGTTAAAGGAGCAG GAGACCACTGGGATGCTGCAGACCCAGCTCCAGGAGGCTCAGCAGGCGCTGGAGCAGGCAGCCCAGCAGTACAGAGACAGCCTGGTGACCCTCCAGGAGGAGGGCCGCATCCTGCTGCAGGATAAGACAGAGCTGCAGAAGCAG GTGGAGGAGTTGAAGTCTCAGCTGCTTTCCAAAGAAGCCTCCCAGAGGTTTGTGGACCAGGAGGTTCAGGAAAAGCTGAGAGAGGCCCAGGAGTGTAGCCGAATTCAGAAGgagctggagagagaaaaagccag CCTGACTCTGTCGCTGGTGGAAAAGGAACAGAGACTCCTTGTTCTGCAAGAGGCTAACTCTGTTCAACAGcaagagctgagctccctgcgccaggacatgcaggaggcccaggccgGGCAGAAAGAGCTCAGCGCCCAG GTGGAATTACTGAAGCAGGAGGTGAAGGAAAAGGAGGCTGACTTCCTGGCCCAGGAGACTCAGCTGCTGGAGGAGCTCGAGGCGTCTCGAGTCACCGAACAGCAGCTCCGAGCTTCCTTGTGGGCCCAGGAGACCAAGGCGGCCCAACTACAGCTGTGCCTGCGCAGCACGGAGAGCCGGCTGGAGGCACTGGCGGCGGAGCAGCAGCCTGGGCACCAGGCCCAGGTCCAGCTGGCCAGCCTCTATTCTGTCCTGCAGCAGGCCCTGGGGTCTGCCTGCGAGAGCAGGCTGGAGCTGAATGGCGGGGGAGACTCAGCACCCTCCCTCTGGGGCCCAGAGCCAG ACCAGAATGGCACTAGGATCCTCTTTAAGAGAGGGCCCCTCCTGACGGCTCTCTCAGTTGAGGCAGTGGCGGCCGCCCTCCAGAAGCTTCACCAAGACCTGCGGAAGACGCAGCAGGCCCGG GATGATCTGCGGGATCAAGCCCAGAAGCTGGAACAGCGTCTCAGTGATATGGAAGCCGAGAAGAGCCAGGTGCACACAGAGTTGCAGGCTCTGCAGAGACAGCTCTCCCAGAACGAGGAAG AGAAATCCAAGTGGGAAGGCAAACAGAACTCCCTAGAATCTGAGCTGATGGAACTGCGTGAAACTGTGGCATCCTTACAGAGTCGCCTCCAGCAAGCAGAGCTGCAAGGAGTGGAAGCCCAG AATGAGCGCAAGTTACTGCAGGCAGCCAAGGAGAGCCTGACTGCCCAGGTGGAACATCTCCAAGCCTCTGTCACAGAAGCCAGGGCTCAGGCAAGTGCTGCTGTGGCCCTGGAGGAAGATCTGCGGATGGCGCGCTCAGCGCTGAAACTGAAAAATGAGGAGGTGGCGAGTGAGCGCCAGCGAGCCCAGGCCCTGCAGGAGCAGGGTGAGCTGAAGGTGGCCCAGGGGAAGGCTCTGCAGGAGAATCTGGCTCGCCTGGCCCAGGCCCTCTCGGAAAGAGAAGGGGAGGTGGAGACTCTGCAGGGGAAGATCGAGGAACTGGAGAAGCAACGGGAAATGCAGAAGGCTGTGTTGGAAGTGCTGTCTCTGGACCTGAAGAGAAGGAACCAAGAGGTGGATCTACAGCAGGGACAGATCCAGGAGCTGGAGGAGTGTAGGTCTGTGTTAGAGCATCTCCCCGTGGCCGTCCAGGAGCGAGAGCAGCAGCTGGCCCTGCAGAGAGAGCGGATCCGGGAGCTTGAGAAGGACCAGGAGACGCAGACGAGCATCCTAGAGcatcatctcctggaacttgAGAAGAAGGCCCAAGTGATCGAGTCCCAGAAAGGGCAGATTCAGGACCTGAAGAAGCAGCTGGTCACAATGGAATGCCTGGCCCTGGAGCTCGAGGAGAAGCGTCATAAAACAGAGAGCCAGCGAAAGGTGATAGAGGAGCTGGAGGGCCAGAGGGAAGCGCAGAGGGTGGCTCTGACCCACCTAACGCTGGACCTGGAGGAAAGGAGCCAGGAACTGCTGGCACAGGGCAGCCAGATCCAGGAGCTGGAGGGCCACAGCACTCTTCTGGCTAGTGAGCTCcaggagaaggagcaggaggcCATGGCCCAACGAGACCAGATCCGGGATCTGCAGAGGCAGAAAGAGCGTCTGAGTCAAGACCTGGAGAGGAAGGAGCAGGAGCTGGTGCTGCTGAAGGAGAGGACGCAGGCCCTGGAAGATCAGAGGAGCCGGCAGAACAAGATTCTGGAGGAAGATCTGGAGCAGATCAAGCTGGCCCTGAAAGAGCGGGGCCGGGAGCTGGTCTCGCAGCGGCAGCTGAGGCAGGAGCGGGCGGAGGAAGGGAAGGGCCAGAGCAAAGCTCAGCGTGGAAGCCTGGAGCACATGAAGCTGATCCTGCGAGataaggagaaggaggtggagtGCCAGCAGGAGCACATCCAGGAGCTTCAGGAACACAGGGACCAGCTGGAACAGGAGCTCCAGGGCCTCCACAGGAAGGTGGGTGAGACCAGCCTCCTTCTGACCCAGCGGGAGCAGGAGGTCGCAGTCCTGCAGCAGCACCTGCAGGAAGCCCGGGACCAGGGGGAGCTGAAAGAGCAGGAGCTTCAGGGGCGGCTGGAAGAGACCCAGAGGGTCCTGGTGCAGAGGACCCAGGAGCTCCAGGCCTTGCAGCAGCAAGAGGCCCAGGGCCAGGAGGAGAACGTGAAGGAGCAGGCGGACTCACTGCAGACCGCCCTGGAGCAGGCACATGCCGCCCTGGAGGAGCGCCGGGCCGAGCTCGAGGAGCACAAGGAACACGCGCGGAGGCTCCAGGAAGAGTTGGCGGTGGAGGGGCGGCGGagccaggccctggaggaggTGCTGAGTGACCTTCGGGCAGAGGCCCGGGAGCAGGAAAAGGCGCTGCGGGCCCTCCAGCAGCAGTGTGCCAAGCAGGCCCAGGAGCACGAGGCGGAGGCCCGGGCCCTGCGGGACAGCTGGCTGCAGGCAGAGGCACTGCTCGAGGCCCGCGACAGGGAGCTGGAGGCCCTGCGGGCCAAGGGCCAGGCCTCCCAACGGCAGGAGGAGGCTGCCCGGGGCCAGGCTGAGGCTCTGCAGGAGGCCCTTGGCCAGGCTCAGGCCGCCCTGCGGGAGAAAGAGCAGCATCTCCACGGGCAGGCCGAACTGAGCCGCAACCTGGAGGCCAGCATGGCCACCTTGCAGGCTGCCCTGGACTCCTGCCAGGCCCAAGCCCGGCAGCTCGAAGAGACCCTGAGGAAGCGGGAAGGTGAGATCCAAGACGGGGACCTCCGGCACCAGGAGGCCATGCGGCAGCTCCAGCAGGTGCTTGCCCAGAGGGACAAAGAGCTGAGAGAGCTGAGGAGGCAGGGGCAGCTGCTGGAGAAGTCTTTGGCCCAAGAGAAGCAGGAGCGCAGGCacgaaagagaaggggaagaggtaAGGGGCCTTCAGGAGAGCCTAAGGGAGCTACAGCGGACCCTGGCTCAAAAGGAAGATGAGCTCCTGGAGCTGCGAGAGGCCCAGCAAAGGAAGGATCTGGAGGACTTGCCCCGCAGCCACAAAGCCTCGCCCAGGGAGGAGCCGTCTCCCCAGCTCGATTCCTCAGGGCCCAGGCTGCAGCGGGAGCTGGAGCGACTGCAGGCGGCCCTGAGGCAGACGGAGGCCAGGGAGATCGAGTGGAGGGAGAAGGCCCAGCACCTGGCGCTGTCCCTGGCCCAGAGCAAGGCCAGCGTGAGCAGTCTGCAGGAGGCGGCCCTGCTCCTACAGGCCTCTGTTCTGGAGCAGGACTCGGAGCAGCAGAGGCTGCAG GACGAACTAGAGCTCACCAGACAAGCTCTGGAGAAGGAGCGACTCCACAGCCTGGGCCTGACCAGCCGAGCAGAACAGGGGCCTGGAGGAGAGCCCGGCATCCGGCTGGGAGAG GTCTCAGAGGTGAAGATGGAGCCGAGTCCTGAGGCGGAGGAGAGGCAGCGCTGGGAGCAGAGGCTTGAACACCTGCAGCGAGCGGTGGCGCAGCTGGAGGTTGACCGGAGCCGGCTGCAGCACCACAACGCCCAGCTGCGGACCACCCTGGAGCAG GTGGAACGAGAGCGGAGGAAACTGAAGAGGGAGTCCATGCGCGTGTCGAGGACAGGGGTCCTAGAGAGCAGTGGAGCCACAACACCGTCCCCCACACCCCAG GATGGAAGAGGAGGACAGAAGGTCTCCTCGGATGCCACACACATGGCTGAGCTGCAGAAAGAG GTGGCCCTCCTGCGAGCCCAGCTGGCCTTGGAGCGGAAGCAGAAGCAGGACTACATCGCCCGCTCGGTGCAGACGAGCCGTGAGCTGGCGGGCCTGCACCACAGCCTCTCTCACTCCCTCCTGGCCGTGGCCCAGGCCCCCGAGGCCACCGTCCTGGAGGCTGAGACCCGCAAGCTGGATGAGTCCCTGACTCAAAGCCTGACATCCCCCGGGCCCATCCTGCTGTGCCCGAGCCCCAGCCCTGCTCAAGGCACCTCCAGGTAG